A window of the Gossypium arboreum isolate Shixiya-1 chromosome 2, ASM2569848v2, whole genome shotgun sequence genome harbors these coding sequences:
- the LOC108467185 gene encoding RNA polymerase II C-terminal domain phosphatase-like 2, translating to MSRLGFKSMVYHGDFFLGELNTIPITDSNFQFPNNEIRIHHISPTSERCIPLSILHTISSFPVRCKLESPSPVEQPHLIHLHASCFYEFKTAVVLVGDEEVHLVAMPSKQKKFPCFWCFSVSTGLYNSCLGMLNLRCLAIVFDLDETLIVANTMKSFEDRIEVLRGWIARESDPIRHSGMSAELRRYIDDRLLLKQYAESDCVVDNGKMFKVQMEEVPPLSDGHEKVVRPVIRLQDRNIVLTRINPEIRDTSVLVRLRPAWEELRSYLTAKGRKRFEVYVCTMAERDYALEMWRLLDPGAHLIGSKQLLDRVVCVKSGSRKSLLNVFRDGKCHPQMAMVIDDRSKVWEDKDQPRVHVVPPFAPYYAPQAETANAVPVLCVARNVACNARGLFFKEFDENVLRKMSEVFYEDEVVNLPVAPDVSNYLMSEEASFASNGNSGAPICEGMNGAEVERRMNQSEEKHVLDSSTRPVTNNPELRSETSQPPVTDIVGPVFPVAPLPSQKPSILGAPGLLSNPMMLGASVRRDNNGSEGDYDMKRRALGIKQSLDLRKQSSIQPPLLPKFPIQTSSSSLVPQGGWLVEEDINESHLNDRPSGTAQESDVIKSDKLRGYQNPFSHTAPGSVSIGLPSYASQVKIEEARTGLDTPKQNVLPTAHLSEIGGTQNHLPSITRELQSEGAKMNLLPSHLSIGVLQEIGRRCGSKVEFRSVVSTSKDLQFSVEVLFTGEKIGVGMGKTRRDAQQQAAELALHNLAEKYVAYIAPRSGAVDRDFNNLSLGTENGFLWDVNPASNEAIKEGFPKDNTSEAAEEPGSNSSSIANQPVEKRANSPRLSESMPSKRSKEGVLRRLGSSLSSSRQSKNEHTIS from the exons ATGAGTCGATTAGGGTTTAAATCCATGGTGTATCATGGAGACTTTTTTTTGGGTGAACTGAACACTATCCCTATCACGGACTCGAATTTCCAGTTCCCGAATAACGAAATTCGTATCCACCACATCTCCCCTACCAGCGAACGATGCATTCCTCTTTCGATTCTCCACACGATTTCCTCATTTCCCGTTCGTTGCAAGCTCGAATCCCCTTCTCCCGTAGAACAGCCGCATTTGATTCATCTTCACGCCTCTTGCTTTTACGAATTCAAG acgGCGGTGGTTTTGGTTGGAGATGAAGAGGTGCACTTAGTGGCAATGCCGAGTAAACAGAAGAAGTTTCCTTGTTTTTGGTGCTTTTCGGTTTCTACGGGACTGTACAATTCTTGCTTAGGGATGCTTAACTTGAGGTGTCTCGCGATTGTTTTCGATCTCGATGAAACGTTGATTGTTGCCAACACGATGAAGTCGTTTGAGGATAGGATCGAAGTGCTTAGGGGTTGGATTGCGCGGGAGAGTGATCCGATTCGTCATTCAGGGATGTCGGCTGAATTGAGAAGGTATATAGATGATCGGTTGCTGTTGAAGCAGTACGCGGAGAGTGATTGTGTTGTTGataatggaaaaatgtttaaAGTTCAGATGGAAGAGGTTCCACCTTTGTCTGATGGCCATGAGAAAGTTGTTCGGCCTGTGATTAGGTTGCAAGACAGAAATATTGTCCTTACTCGTATCAATCCTGAG ATTCGGGATACCAGTGTGCTGGTGAGGTTACGACCAGCGTGGGAGGAATTGAGAAGCTATTTGACTGCGAAAGGACGAAAGCGCTTTGAAGTATATGTTTGTACTATGGCTGAAAGAGATTATGCATTAGAGATGTGGAGGCTTCTTGATCCTGGGGCACATCTGATAGGTTCAAAACAACTACTGGACCGTGTTGTTTGTGTCAAATCTG GTTCCAGGAAATCTTTGCTAAATGTGTTCCGTGATGGCAAGTGCCATCCACAGATGGCAATGGTAATTGATGATCGTTCAAAGGTCTGGGAGGATAAGGATCAACCTCGAGTTCATGTAGTTCCTCCATTTGCTCCGTATTATGCTCCTCAGGCGGAG ACAGCAAATGCAGTTCCAGTCCTCTGTGTGGCAAGAAATGTTGCATGCAATGCCCGGGGTTTGTTTTTCAA AGAGTTTGATGAGAATGTATTGCGGAAGATGTCTGAAGTTTTTTATGAAGATGAGGTGGTAAATCTGCCTGTTGCCCCTGATGTGAGCAACTATTTGATGTCAGAG GAAGCTAGTTTTGCTTCAAATGGGAACAGTGGAGCTCCTATCTGTGAAGGAATGAATGGAGCTGAAGTTGAGCGGAGGATGAATCAGTCG GAGGAGAAGCATGTTTTGGACTCTTCCACTCGTCCAGTTACAAATAACCCTGAGTTGCGGTCTGAAACCTCTCAGCCACCTGTTACAGATATTGTTGGTCCTGTATTTCCAGTAGCACCATTGCCTTCTCAGA AACCTAGTATACTTGGAGCTCCTGGTCTGCTTTCAAATCCTATGATGCTTGGAGCTTCTGTAAGAAGAGATAACAACGGTAGTGAAGGTGATTATGACATGAAGAGAAGAGCCCTTGGCATAAAACAGAGTTTAGACTTAAGGAAACAGAGCTCGATCCAACCTCCACTCCTACCTAAATTTCCGATACagacatcatcatcatcactagTGCCTCAGGGAGGTTGGTTGGTGGAAGAAGACATCAATGAATCACATCTAAATGATCGACCATCAGGCACCGCACAAGAATCTGATGTAATAAAATCTGATAAATTGCGAGGTTATCAGAATCCGTTTTCTCATACAGCACCTGGTTCTGTTTCCATTGGTTTACCATCGTATGCATCCCAAGTGAAGATTGAAGAG GCACGTACTGGACTGGATACACCAAAGCAGAATGTTCTGCCTACTGCTCATTTATCAG AGATAGGTGGAACTCAGAATCATCTGCCTTCTATTACTAGAGAATTGCAGTCTGAAGGTGCAAAAATGAATCTTCTACCCTCCCATTTGTCGATAGGTGTTCTACAAGAAATTGGACGAAGATGTGGTTCAAAG GTTGAGTTCAGGTCTGTGGTAAGCACCAGTAAGGATTTGCAGTTTTCTGTTGAG GTTTTATTCACTGGGGAGAAGATTGGTGTTGGAATGGGTAAGACAAGGAGGGATGCTCAGCAGCAAGCTGCTGAGCTTGCGCTTCATAATTTAGCAG AAAAATATGTAGCATATATAGCGCCTCGTTCGGGAGCTGTGGATAGAGATTTCAATAATCTCTCTCTTGGAACTGAAAATGGATTTCTATGGGACGTGAATCCTGCATCCAATGAAGCAATAAAAGAAGGGTTTCCTAAAGATAATACTTCTGAG GCTGCTGAAGAACCTGGGAGTAATTCATCCAGTATAGCAAATCAACCAGTTGAAAAACGTGCTAATTCACCAAG ATTGTCCGAATCTATGCCGAGCAAACGGTCAAAGGAAGGAGTTCTGCGAAGATTAGGAAGTAGTCTATCATCCTCACGGCAATCAAAAAATGAGCATACCATTTCATGA